One Luteolibacter yonseiensis genomic window carries:
- a CDS encoding sensor histidine kinase, which produces MTRRPSSLRWLTLAVLLPLLLLGGLAWLGTRSQVRAAWSSAREEAESAAELRAGYLAGVLFENIQSVGLFPNPPVPTVFSGRDAVLDGTETDALGKLRDDPAAGHSASGLPRRVLAGFRLYELTRAKEDAEALAALAVREEPSVLTAVVLSKIPYLDGKWSEEWAAGEVARGVSRRHPEIAGTGIWLEDRGGMWWMAEAGALLRYLDPESVARMLRSSRVPHPPWAEFRLSDNGRMIAGTVGGEVIASMPVDFSGSPRDKVFVSRSSAPVIRSLRLEVVVTRPDLIEASARQQARWTLALLASAVVVSGGALFLIHRAVERERRLNAMKSDFVASVSHELRAPVASIRLMADALVAGKIEPATAGEFHGLISREGARLSNLIENVLDFARIEQGRKRWHFETIDPAALLAETVNLMGRLAAEKSIELVPAEPPPPFEVRADPAAIQQALVNLLDNAIKFSPPGGRIEIILKAGDTQPTWSIEVADQGPGIPASEHQRIFEKFHRLGNELRRETQGTGIGLSLVKAIAEAHGGQVMVESVGQGSTFVLTFPRSPPVPDL; this is translated from the coding sequence ATGACCCGCCGTCCCTCATCCCTGCGCTGGCTCACGCTGGCCGTACTCCTGCCCCTGCTCCTTCTCGGAGGACTGGCATGGCTCGGCACGCGCTCGCAGGTGCGGGCGGCGTGGTCGTCCGCGAGGGAGGAGGCGGAGTCCGCGGCGGAACTCAGGGCGGGTTACCTCGCCGGCGTGCTTTTTGAAAACATCCAATCCGTTGGGCTTTTCCCAAATCCTCCCGTTCCAACCGTTTTCTCCGGACGCGATGCGGTGCTTGACGGGACGGAGACGGACGCGCTGGGGAAGCTGCGTGACGACCCGGCGGCCGGGCATTCCGCCAGCGGTCTGCCGCGGCGGGTGCTCGCGGGATTCCGTTTGTATGAGCTGACCCGGGCGAAGGAGGATGCTGAAGCGCTCGCTGCCTTGGCGGTCCGTGAGGAACCTTCCGTGCTGACAGCGGTGGTGCTTTCCAAGATCCCGTATTTGGACGGCAAGTGGTCGGAGGAATGGGCGGCAGGCGAAGTGGCGCGCGGTGTTTCCCGCAGGCATCCGGAAATCGCCGGGACCGGGATATGGCTGGAGGACCGGGGCGGAATGTGGTGGATGGCGGAGGCGGGGGCGCTGCTGCGGTATCTCGATCCGGAGTCCGTCGCTCGGATGCTCCGGTCATCACGTGTGCCCCATCCGCCGTGGGCGGAGTTTCGCTTGTCGGATAACGGACGCATGATCGCAGGGACTGTTGGCGGAGAAGTAATCGCGAGCATGCCGGTGGATTTTTCCGGCAGTCCTCGGGATAAGGTGTTTGTTTCCCGATCCTCCGCTCCGGTCATCCGGAGCCTGCGCCTGGAGGTGGTGGTCACCCGTCCCGACCTCATCGAAGCCTCCGCACGCCAGCAGGCAAGGTGGACGCTGGCCCTGCTCGCCTCCGCCGTGGTGGTTTCGGGCGGGGCCTTATTCCTGATCCACCGCGCGGTCGAACGCGAACGGCGGTTGAACGCGATGAAGAGCGATTTCGTCGCCAGCGTGTCCCATGAGCTCCGCGCTCCGGTGGCCTCCATCCGGCTGATGGCGGACGCGTTGGTGGCCGGGAAAATCGAACCCGCCACCGCGGGCGAATTCCACGGCCTGATTTCCCGCGAGGGAGCCAGGCTTTCGAACCTGATCGAGAACGTGCTCGACTTCGCCCGCATCGAACAAGGCCGCAAGCGCTGGCATTTCGAGACCATCGATCCCGCTGCGTTGCTCGCGGAAACCGTCAATTTGATGGGTCGGTTGGCCGCCGAGAAATCCATCGAACTGGTCCCGGCCGAACCGCCTCCGCCTTTTGAGGTTCGCGCCGATCCCGCCGCCATCCAGCAGGCGCTGGTGAACCTGCTCGACAACGCCATCAAGTTTTCCCCACCCGGCGGTCGGATCGAAATCATCCTCAAAGCCGGCGACACGCAACCCACCTGGAGCATCGAAGTCGCCGACCAAGGCCCGGGCATTCCCGCATCCGAGCACCAGAGGATTTTCGAGAAATTCCACCGCCTCGGCAACGAACTCCGCCGTGAGACCCAAGGCACCGGCATCGGCCTAAGCCTGGTGAAAGCAATCGCCGAAGCACATGGCGGGCAGGTGATGGTGGAAAGCGTCGGGCAGGGGAGCACCTTCGTCCTCACTTTTCCGCGTTCGCCTCCAGTTCCTGATCTTTAA
- a CDS encoding tetratricopeptide repeat protein: MQLKTISAFRAGLLTTGFCLIVSSTIGYAGEAPLRDLLRDGLFAEEVSRDPDAAAKQYEELLARYSEEGNFAASALFRLAEVRRKQDRKDDAIKLYQRLLLEFPTAANETKLARENLLALGAKPAEAKADVKPRTVDLEAQEMTRLQTLAKTSPDSLVDPLNFRSACGSGWTRVMRLMLDAGCDPFTGDVLQDAARSGNLEVVRMLLAENKPVPGSVARAAFESAIDSSRLAVLKYLLEKGLRPEALQGPGGEIPPLLYALRTGNLKAAEVLVEGGEELDAVSEFRIPNREGVVRGRALHFAILSQKYESAAWLLKKGAKPEVPGTGETLTPLLCALDGSEEDCLPLIEALLAAGADANAEEREKGKSALAIAISSKFKPEEKTDLLLKHGAKPAGLEKQLQGAVTRVIKEGKRNMFGIVGKLIAAGASARELNLLPISAYLTDLSLAKLLLDHGADPQGGDEVEGFDPPLAVACEKVRPDLLKLLLDAGVDPRGKIHKGQGLIQLVSQNELQDRAVECLTLLADAGVLPEARWANEGYQQAKAGVMPVLIERFAIPDLAARGGVGFVLQTAGNLDIQRISDGSSVGKPPQLERWLLAQGPRLAFVKTDESILSAKYRWQLWRRGDGGKFLARELDFSGGESFPDLLAGDVVLCRLRLEGAGAYEYVRGLPPDMELALRKRISFPITIEHQGKNRGMTMRGDRVIFDPTKDELPLASAQDVVAMLWQTADYPEVKPGMMNQTAIVVENPSHIVIHRKDWPEVRLQYGSREADGFQLEAGDHLKVEFSEDFLQGMERFREDVVTLRLEGHPLTRRYGVGDRRAPGILAPTLIQALVDMQVPRDLRWREWAGRDKLDALDLAGVPRVFRDFTLLPHPDLSRISIRRLQEGGTEKVIDVDLTKAISSMTDGMTAGEARKLDVDLQAGDIVDIRLKEEKLGEPWKGFDEREIRFFNLVLSGQVQVVDGQGGVSFSAIDIRPLNYVATDLGLLPVPSEKGQPSPRAWWFLNGGTSEAVTRGGIRDDSNPQMVFLRGGDELRLMDAPSHPSVPPVRRIVPPTSK; the protein is encoded by the coding sequence ATGCAGCTCAAAACCATTTCCGCTTTCCGGGCAGGGCTTCTCACCACCGGGTTCTGCCTGATTGTTTCCTCCACCATCGGTTATGCCGGGGAGGCTCCCCTCCGCGACCTCCTGCGTGACGGGCTCTTCGCCGAGGAGGTGTCGCGCGATCCGGATGCCGCGGCGAAGCAATATGAGGAACTCCTCGCCCGCTATTCCGAGGAAGGTAATTTCGCCGCCTCGGCGCTTTTCCGTCTCGCCGAGGTGCGGCGGAAACAGGACCGCAAGGATGATGCGATCAAGCTCTACCAGCGCCTGCTTCTGGAATTCCCCACGGCGGCGAACGAGACGAAGCTCGCGCGGGAAAACCTTCTGGCCCTCGGTGCCAAGCCGGCCGAGGCGAAAGCGGATGTGAAGCCCCGGACGGTGGACCTCGAAGCGCAGGAAATGACCCGGCTGCAGACGCTGGCGAAAACATCGCCGGACTCCCTCGTGGACCCGCTGAATTTCCGGAGCGCATGTGGTTCTGGATGGACCAGGGTGATGAGGCTGATGCTGGATGCCGGATGCGATCCCTTCACTGGCGATGTGTTGCAGGACGCCGCACGGTCGGGGAATCTGGAAGTCGTCCGGATGCTGCTGGCGGAAAACAAGCCGGTTCCCGGTTCCGTCGCCAGGGCGGCGTTTGAAAGCGCGATTGATTCGAGCCGTCTTGCGGTGCTCAAATACCTGCTGGAAAAAGGCCTGAGGCCGGAAGCCCTGCAAGGCCCTGGCGGTGAGATCCCGCCGCTGTTGTATGCGTTGAGAACTGGGAACCTGAAGGCCGCCGAAGTGCTTGTGGAGGGAGGAGAGGAACTGGACGCTGTTTCCGAATTCCGCATCCCGAACAGGGAGGGGGTGGTGCGAGGCCGCGCCCTGCATTTCGCGATCCTGAGCCAAAAATACGAGTCGGCGGCGTGGTTGTTGAAAAAGGGAGCGAAGCCCGAGGTTCCCGGGACGGGAGAGACATTGACTCCCTTGCTCTGCGCCCTCGACGGTTCCGAGGAAGATTGCCTGCCTCTGATCGAAGCGCTCCTGGCCGCGGGTGCCGATGCGAACGCGGAAGAGCGGGAGAAGGGGAAATCCGCGCTGGCCATTGCGATCTCGTCTAAATTCAAACCAGAGGAAAAAACGGATTTGTTGCTTAAGCATGGGGCGAAGCCTGCCGGGCTCGAGAAACAGCTTCAGGGTGCGGTCACGAGGGTCATAAAGGAGGGAAAAAGGAACATGTTCGGCATCGTTGGCAAACTGATCGCCGCAGGAGCGTCGGCGAGAGAGTTGAACCTGCTCCCGATATCGGCCTATCTGACGGATCTTTCGCTGGCGAAGCTTCTGCTCGACCATGGTGCCGACCCCCAGGGTGGGGATGAGGTGGAAGGTTTCGATCCTCCATTGGCGGTTGCCTGCGAGAAGGTGAGGCCCGATCTGTTGAAGTTGTTGCTGGATGCCGGCGTGGATCCCCGTGGGAAAATCCACAAGGGCCAGGGCCTTATCCAACTTGTGTCACAAAACGAACTCCAGGACCGCGCGGTGGAATGTCTGACCCTGCTTGCCGATGCGGGCGTGTTACCGGAAGCGAGATGGGCGAACGAGGGTTATCAACAAGCCAAAGCCGGGGTCATGCCCGTGCTGATCGAACGTTTTGCCATTCCGGATCTGGCGGCACGGGGCGGGGTCGGTTTCGTCCTGCAGACGGCGGGAAATTTGGACATCCAGCGCATCTCGGACGGGTCATCCGTTGGGAAACCGCCGCAGTTGGAAAGGTGGCTGCTGGCCCAGGGGCCGAGGCTCGCATTCGTCAAGACGGACGAGTCCATCCTTTCTGCGAAGTATCGGTGGCAGCTCTGGCGGAGGGGGGATGGAGGGAAATTCCTTGCGAGGGAGCTGGATTTCTCCGGCGGCGAATCATTTCCGGACCTGCTGGCCGGTGATGTGGTCCTGTGCCGCCTGCGTCTGGAAGGTGCGGGAGCGTATGAGTATGTCAGGGGGCTCCCGCCTGATATGGAACTTGCCCTGCGGAAGCGGATCTCCTTCCCCATCACCATCGAGCATCAGGGCAAAAACCGCGGGATGACCATGCGTGGGGATCGCGTGATATTCGATCCGACAAAGGACGAACTGCCCTTGGCAAGCGCGCAGGACGTCGTGGCGATGTTATGGCAGACCGCCGATTATCCGGAGGTGAAGCCCGGGATGATGAACCAGACGGCGATTGTGGTGGAGAATCCGAGCCATATCGTGATCCATCGGAAGGATTGGCCGGAAGTCCGCTTGCAATACGGCTCCCGAGAGGCGGATGGGTTTCAACTGGAAGCCGGAGATCATTTGAAGGTGGAATTTTCCGAAGACTTTCTCCAAGGCATGGAACGTTTCCGGGAAGATGTGGTGACGCTCCGGCTGGAAGGCCACCCGCTGACGCGGAGGTATGGCGTCGGTGATCGCAGGGCACCGGGAATCCTGGCACCGACATTGATCCAGGCGCTGGTGGACATGCAGGTGCCGCGTGATCTCCGGTGGAGGGAGTGGGCCGGGCGGGACAAGCTTGATGCGCTGGATCTCGCCGGGGTTCCCCGTGTTTTCCGGGATTTCACCTTGTTGCCCCACCCGGACCTGTCCCGTATCTCGATCCGGCGTTTGCAGGAGGGAGGCACGGAAAAGGTGATTGATGTGGATCTGACGAAAGCGATCTCCTCCATGACGGACGGGATGACCGCCGGGGAGGCCCGCAAGCTGGACGTGGATCTCCAGGCAGGGGACATCGTGGACATCCGCTTGAAGGAGGAGAAGCTTGGGGAGCCATGGAAGGGCTTTGACGAGCGGGAGATCCGGTTCTTCAACCTGGTGCTTTCCGGGCAGGTGCAGGTGGTGGACGGGCAGGGGGGCGTGAGCTTTTCCGCGATCGATATCCGGCCCTTGAACTATGTGGCGACCGATCTCGGCCTGTTGCCCGTTCCGTCGGAAAAGGGGCAGCCCAGTCCGCGGGCCTGGTGGTTTTTGAACGGGGGGACGAGTGAGGCCGTCACCCGGGGCGGGATCAGGGATGATTCGAATCCCCAGATGGTATTCCTGCGCGGCGGGGACGAGCTTCGCTTGATGGATGCCCCCAGTCATCCTTCCGTGCCACCTGTCAGAAGGATTGTCCCGCCGACATCGAAGTGA
- a CDS encoding response regulator transcription factor: MRLLIIEDEVPMRTALVETLAAEGYRVRAAADGVTGLEMACTEAYDLVLLDVMMPGLDGFAVCRSLRQRGRDMPVLMLTAKGQIDDRVEGLDSGADDYLLKPFSLKELLARIRALLRRQERGQGVPEVLEIGAATIDFLRGHILRAGREHPLSEKESGMLRLLASHAGEAVSREKFLDVVWGYHAYPSTRTIDNFVTTLRQKLEPDPADPRHLVTVRGVGYRLDVGCMESDSPSRIPVENRRA, from the coding sequence ATGCGCCTCCTCATCATCGAAGACGAAGTCCCCATGCGCACCGCGCTTGTGGAGACACTCGCTGCCGAGGGATACCGTGTGCGGGCCGCGGCGGACGGCGTCACCGGATTGGAAATGGCCTGTACCGAGGCCTACGATCTTGTTCTGCTAGACGTGATGATGCCCGGTCTCGACGGCTTCGCCGTCTGTCGTTCCCTCCGCCAGCGCGGTCGTGACATGCCCGTGCTGATGTTGACTGCGAAGGGGCAGATTGATGACCGGGTGGAAGGCTTGGACAGCGGTGCGGACGACTATTTGCTGAAACCTTTCAGTCTGAAGGAACTGCTCGCCCGCATCCGCGCCTTGCTCCGCCGCCAGGAACGCGGGCAGGGCGTGCCGGAGGTGTTGGAGATCGGCGCCGCCACCATCGACTTCCTCCGGGGGCACATCCTGCGTGCCGGGCGGGAGCATCCATTGTCCGAAAAGGAATCCGGCATGCTCCGCCTCCTTGCCTCTCATGCAGGTGAGGCCGTGAGCCGCGAGAAATTTTTAGATGTCGTCTGGGGCTACCATGCCTACCCGAGCACCCGGACCATCGATAATTTCGTCACCACCCTGCGGCAGAAACTGGAACCTGATCCGGCGGATCCCCGGCATCTTGTCACGGTGCGGGGGGTGGGTTACCGGCTGGACGTTGGGTGTATGGAATCGGATTCCCCCTCACGCATACCGGTTGAAAACCGGCGGGCGTAG